Sequence from the Fulvivirga ligni genome:
CTTAGGGATGAACTTTGGCTTTGGCTTAGACTCAGATGTGGCTTCCTCGCTATCTGAGCTTTCAGTTTTAGGCTTGGCCATTGGTTTTGGCATTGCTGCCTTTGGTTTGGATACAACCGAAGCAGATTTCGTAGCTGTATCAGCTTTAGCTGCAGCTTTATTTTTTTCAAACTCTTCCAGTTCTTGCTTTTTAGTAAGTATTTCCAGCGGAGTCATTGTAGCAAACGAGTACGTATGATCATCCACATCATATTCACTAAAATCAAAGGCCTTGGTCATGGTAAGACATTCCGTTGGGCATACGGTAGTACAAAGGCCACAGAAGCAGCACTTACCCATGTCTATATCAAACTTAGCAGCATAAATACGTTTAGCAGTACCATCGGAAGTTTTGCCGTAAGTACTAACTGCTTTTATAGGATCTATTTCAATGCAATCTACCGGGCATATTTTGGCACATTTATCACAAACTATGCAATCATCAATCTCATTATGAAGTCTGTACCTGCCATTATCAGGAATGGGAAGGCTCTCGTGCGGATACTGGACCGTAACCAGA
This genomic interval carries:
- a CDS encoding 4Fe-4S dicluster domain-containing protein, giving the protein MTAYFKNIGNSISTLWTGLKLTFKHMNTARHTVQNKDVSSDNYFEHQDGLVTVQYPHESLPIPDNGRYRLHNEIDDCIVCDKCAKICPVDCIEIDPIKAVSTYGKTSDGTAKRIYAAKFDIDMGKCCFCGLCTTVCPTECLTMTKAFDFSEYDVDDHTYSFATMTPLEILTKKQELEEFEKNKAAAKADTATKSASVVSKPKAAMPKPMAKPKTESSDSEEATSESKPKPKFIPKMKPKLKPKTENTDNEEAKPEAKAKPKFIPKMKPKPVIKPKPSEDEKGDDSAN